TTCTGCGTGATGAACTGCGAAGCGGTCATGGCCAGGATCATGACGATGGAGAGAACGACGACGGCGATCTGGCCGTCACCGCCTCCGCCGTGCAGCAGCGACGAGGACAGCGGAGCGCCGAGAATGGTGGCCGCATCAAACTGCTGGATGGCTTCCGCGGACAGCGCGCCGATGTGGACGCCGTCGTCGCTGGCCTTCGAGACGCCGTTCAGCACCTGGAACAGCGCAAAGAAGAACGGCATCTGGATCAGCATCGGCAGGCAGGCCGCAAACGGGTTGGTGCCGTGCTTCTTGTAGAGCGCCATCTGCTCCTGCGTCATTGCCTGACGGGAGAGCTGATCGGTCTTGCCCTTGTACTTCTGCTGGAGTTTCTTCAGATCCGGCTGCAGCGACTGCATGCCGCGCTGGGCCTTGATCTGCTTCACGAAGACCGGAATCAGTGCGGCCCGGATCACGATCACGAGGCCGATGATGGACAGGGTCCAAGTCCAGCCGGATGCCTCATCCATCCCGAGGAAAACAAAGCCCTCGTGGAAGATCCACATGATCCAGGACACTACCCACTTAAAGGGGAACAGTATCGTATCGAAGAAACCCATTTACTCTCCTAAGCCGCTTCGCGGCTGTCTTCGTCGGCTGGAATCACGGGATGATTCAGCACAATAATCCTCGGAACCTTTTCCTGGTCCCAAATCCTGTGTCCAGGCGGGACATGGTCCACACCGCCGTCGTTCCACGGGTGGCAGCGGACAAGCCG
This genomic interval from Arthrobacter sp. zg-Y820 contains the following:
- the yidC gene encoding membrane protein insertase YidC produces the protein MGFFDTILFPFKWVVSWIMWIFHEGFVFLGMDEASGWTWTLSIIGLVIVIRAALIPVFVKQIKAQRGMQSLQPDLKKLQQKYKGKTDQLSRQAMTQEQMALYKKHGTNPFAACLPMLIQMPFFFALFQVLNGVSKASDDGVHIGALSAEAIQQFDAATILGAPLSSSLLHGGGGDGQIAVVVLSIVMILAMTASQFITQKQIMSKNMSEEALASPFMRQQKMMLYILPLVFGIGGINFPIGVLIYWTTTNLWTMGQQFFVIRRMPTPGSPAAKALAERRAKKGLPMAPLLGEAKGGAAEPAPVTTRTQRQQPQRKNRKKR